In Mucilaginibacter auburnensis, the genomic stretch GTTTTTAGTAACAAGGCTACCTACAAATTCACTGTAAAAAACACATATAACATTGCTCAGGAAGGTTCGGTATCTTATTTGGCAACTACCGAGCGTGGCGACTCTGTTAAAAGTCAGGTTATAAAAGTTAATATCCCCCCAAAAAGCACTAAAAGTTTCGATTTTAATATTGACGGACTTAAATCGGGCTTTTATAAGGTAAACTTCATGGTTAATGTATCTTACTATGATGATACCATACGTAAAGCTTTTGGCATACGCCCCGAAGAAATAAGGTCCAGATATCCTAAACCGGCCGACTTTGACAGTTTCTGGGCCAAAAACAAGGCCGAGCTGGAAGCCATTCCTCCCGACTTTAAAATGATACCCCTCCCCGACTCCACAAAAGAAGGACGGGAGGTGTTCCGTTTTGAAATGCGATCTGTTGATAGTGTAATTGTGAGGGGATATCTCACTATGCCGGCTAATCGTAAAAAAAAGAAACTGGCCGTACTGCTGGGTTTGCCCGGTTACCAGGTAGCCGTGCACCCGATGATGGGTACTGATGACGACCTGGCCATTATTACATTGGACGTACGCGGACAGGGCATGAGCAGGGAAACCATACATACCCGTAGGGATGATTACATATTTTATCAGATAGAAGATAAGGAAAAATATGTAATGAAGGGCGCTATATTGGATTGCGTGCGAGCTGTTGATTTTATTTTTACCAGGCCCGAACTGGATCATGACCGTATCATTGTATCTGGCGGTAGTATGGGCGGATTTTTGGCTATAGCCACCGCTGCTCTGGACAGCAGGGTAAAGTTATGTTCGGCTCAAAACCCTATTATGAGTGATGTGCATGATCTGGTGGGCAAAGTTGACTGGCCGCTTGATGATATACGCCAATACATACGCACGCAACCCGGCCTTACACTTGAAAAAGTGTTGAACAACTTAGACTATTACGATACCAAAAACTTTGCATCTAACTTAAAGGTTGCTACACTGTTGGGAATGGGATTGCTTGACCACCTTGTGCCGCCTGATAATATTTATGCTGTTTACAACAACATGAGTAACAAAAAGCATATGATAATATTTAAAGACCTTGGCCACGAAGTAGGCCAGCCATACAAAGACTTTGAGGGGCGGTGGATGCGTGATACTTTTGGATTATTTTAAATGATTTTAAACATGACCAAACCTGTTTTAAAATGTTTGCTTAGCGGCCTGTTGTTAATAAGCAGTATATCTGCATTTGCCGGTGGTTTTCCGGTAAGGCCTAAAAGCCTGCTCTTGTCGCCATCGGTTAGTTACTTTTTCTCTACCGGAGGTTGGGACGGTAACAGCGCGTTGAAACCATTTGAAAATAATGGTAAATTTCAGGCTACAACATTTTCGCTGTATTCCGAATATGGCTTAACAAGGCGTTTTACATTGGTAGCCGTGTTGCCATATGCCAATAATAGCTACAAGGACAATGCCGGTAACAATTCAACAGCATCCGGCTTGGCCGATCTGGAAGTTGGTGTGCGATATTACCTTGCCAATATAGCTTACAAGTACTACTTCAGCTTACAGGGTACTTTCATTCAACCATTGTACAAAAATCTGAATTTAGGTTTCCAGGCGCAAGGCGCAGAACTTAAAGTATCTTTTGCAGGTAGCGGTAAATTTCTGGGTAAAAACTCCTATTTCACGCTTGAGAATGGCGTAAGGCAGTATTTTGGAGGCGCGGGCCCTATTCAGGATAGGTATTCAGGTACATTTGGTGTAACGCTCGACAGACGTTTTAAGCACCAGGTATCGGCCTCAATTGGTGGTTTTTATTCGGCAAGTAGTATCAACTCAGCATTTAATCCGCAAATAATAGGCACCAACAAAGACTTTGCTTTTAATCAGGCATCACTAAGCTATGGTTACTCAGTAACGAAAAAGTTCTCTTTCTTTTTATCTGCGGGACAGTTTATTGCCGGTAGAAATACGGGCAAAGGCTCAAGCGGTTCGGTTGCATTTATAATAAGGCCTTAAAGGTAACAGTTAAAAACATGATCAGGTTAATCATCATATCCTTATTCCTACTTCCAATATCGGCCATAGCACAATCTGCTGATGATTATGTGCAAAATGGTAACGCCCGCGGCAATGCTAAAGATTACGCAGGTGCGATAGCAGATTTTACAAAGGCGATTCAAAAAGACAGTACTAAAGCGAAGGTTTACTTTTATCGCGCTAACGCCTATTCAAACATGAAGAATGATTCGGCTGCTATAAAAGACTTTACCCGCTCCATACAACTTGATCCTTCAAATGCTAACGTTGACGCTTATTTCTACAGGGCCAACGCTTACAACAATACCAGGCAGTACGCAGCAGCTATTGAAGGTTTTAATAAAGCCATATCCATTAACCCGCGCAATGCAGATATGTATCACTACCGTGCCAATGCAAAGGCCAACAGCGGTGATTATAAAGGGGCGGTAGCTGATTTTACCAAGGCGATAGAAATAACGCCGAAAGATCCATCGCTGTATGAATACAGAGGCGTTGCCAAGGCAAACCTGGGCGATGACAAAGGCGCCATAGCCGATTATAACCTTGCCGCTGCGCTTGACCCGGACAACGCCGATCTGATATTTTACCGCGCCAATTCTAAAGGAAACATTGGCGATTATTCAGGCGCCATTGCTGATTATACCCGCTCATTGGCATTAAATCCTAAAAATGCGCAAGCCGTTTTTTACCGTGCCAATGCCATGTCAAATATGGCCAATTATACCGGCGCTGTTGAGGGCTTTAAACAAACCATAGCTCTTGATGCTGATATGCCTCATGTTTATGAATATCTGGCAAACGCATTATCTAATTTAAAGAACGATAGCGCGGCTATTTCTTATTTTGATAACCTGATCAAGCAACATCCGGACAAAGCAGAACTTTACCTTTATAACGGCATTATAAAAAATAATCTTAACGAAAAGAACGGTGCTATTGCCGATTTTGATAAAGCCATTGAGTTGAAGCCTAAGTTTTCTGAAGCGTTGCAGAAACGTGCCGAGGCCAAGTACAGCATAAAAGTTTATGATGGCGCGTTAGATGACGTAAACGCTGCCATTGATGCCGACGCTAAAAACGGTGATGCATTTGTAACCCGTGCCCGAGTTCTCTTAATTAAGAGAGATACTGCTTCGGCAGTTAGAGATCTGGATGAGGCTATAAAACTAAACCCTAAAAATGACTTTGCTTATTCGGTGCTGGGCGATTTAAAGGCTGGGCAGAAAAACTACACAGCGGCGCTGGTTAATTATGATAAAGCAGTTGAATTAAATAAGGCTGTAACAGAGAATTACCTTAAACGAGCCAAAGCTCATTTGGCACTTAACAACAAAGCGGCTGTGTTGGCAGATCTGAAGCAAATAGTTGAGTTGAATACGAACGATGCCAATTTGTATGTGCGGGTGGGAGAAGCTATGATGGATGGCGGTTTTTATAAAGATGCACTAACATTAGCCGATGCCCAGTTAAAAAAACACCCCGAAAACCCGATGTTTTATGTTAGGAGAGGCGCCGCCAAAGAAAAGCTGAATGACATTGCCGGAGCTATGGCCGACTATGATAAAGCTTTAGCAATGGACTCCACCCTTAATGATGCTTACCATAACCGCGGAAGCGCCAAGTTTGCTTTAAAGCGATATGAAGAAGCTTTGGCCGATCTAAATAAAGCAGTGAAGCTGCAGGATAAAGATTACGAAGCGTTTTTTATTCGCGCGCAGGTAAAGCAAGCGTTAAAGGATTACCAGGGCGCGGTAGATGATTTTAATACTTCCTTATTTATTAATCTGGATAACACAAAAGTATACGCTTATAGGGGCGTTGCCCGTAGTCTTTTAGGTGATGCTGTGCGGGCTGAGATAGATTTGGCCGTTGCGCTAAGTATAGAACCGCGTAACGATAGTTTTTACCGGATGCGTGGCGATGTGCGCAAAAACTTAAAGAACTACACCGGTGCTATGAGCGATTATGATAAAGCCATAGCTATTGATGGTCAAAATATGCAAGCCTATCTTAACCGCGGTTTACTAAAAGTGCAAATGAATAACGTGCCTGCAGCCTGTGCTGACTTTAACGTAGCAGCCAAAGCCGGGTTGAAAGATGCTATTGATGCAGTAGCAAAATATTGTAAATAATTACTCGGGAGATTCGCCTGTATTTGGATCGATCTTCTTAGGTGGGGCTGATGCTTTAAACCGCGGTGTGAAGCCTATTTTAGGTTTAGTTTCGGTTGGTTGTATTTCTGCCTGTTTCTCTTCCTGTACCGGTTTTTGCTCTTCCCCTGCTGTTGACTCTGAGGAAGCCACTTTAGTTACCCCTGCTTTAAAACGTGGAGTAAAGCCTTTGGGTTTTTCCGCAGCAGGTGCTTCGTCTGCAGGTTTATCCGGAGATGGTTCAGACTTAATTTCTTTAGTTGTTTCACTCTCCGCCGGAGCCACTTTGGTTACCCCAGCTTTAAAGCGTGGAGTAAAACCTTTTGGTTTTTCCGCAGCAGGTGGTTCGTTTGTAGGTTTGTCCGGAGATGGTTCAGGCTTAATTTCTTTAGTTGTTTCACTCTCCGCCGGAGCGGCTTTAGTTACTCCTGCTTTGAAGCGTGGCGTAAATCCTTTTGGCTTTTCAGTTACCGGCTCATCAGCCTTGACTTCGTTAGCTGGCGTAGTAGGTTCTGAAGTTTCGGCAGGCTTAGTTACCCCTGCTTTAAAACGTGGCGTAAAGCCTTTTGGTTTATCAGCGGCCGGTTCAGTAGATGTGTTTTCAGCAGTTTTTGCTTCCGTTGGTTCGGCTGATTTAGTAACACCGGGTTTAAACCTTGGCGTGAAGCCGGGCTTCGGTGCAGCGGTTGCCGCTTTATCTTCTGTATGCTCTGTTTTAGGGCGCTCGTTAATTGGTGCCTCCTGAAATTTGGAGGTAGCTGCCGGTCTTGGCTCGGGTAAAGTACTTTCGGCTAAACTATCTGTAATAGTTTGTTCGGCCAACGGATTTTCTATCTTCAGCTTCTCCGTTTTTACGTCCGGAGAAAGATGATATTGAAGGCGCAACTTATTGAACCAAAACTTTTTGGTATGGTCAAAGCTTTTCTCGCCCATTAACTCAAAGTGTTTTTTAAATTCAGAAAGCAGCGCAGGGTTGCCTTGGTGAAAGGCATCCAGGTCTATTTTCTTCTTTTTAAAAAACTCTTCGAAAGTCATTCTTTATTTAGATTCAAGATTTTAGAAGCAAGAATTAAGACTTAACTGTAAAGTGCTAACTGTTCTTAGCTCGTTATTCTTAACTCCTGCTTCTCTATAAAGCTACATCAATGCCTAATTTATTAAACCTGATGCCGCTATCGGTTTGTGTCCAATCCTCACGTTCTTCCTCGCTCGCGTTAGCCAAAGCTGGCAACCATTCCAACGGGAATACCTGTTGTTTGCCTCCCTCCTTTTCAACCAGCAATAAGCCATTGGCAAAGGTAACTTTAACTTTCTTTTCCTGTCGGCGGGTGTTGAGTAATGGCATAATGTCTGACTGTGATTTATAAGATTAGATTGATTTTAGGATTATCAAACCCAAGGGCTAACTAATCACTAATCAACCAGTCTCTAATCAATTAACGCTTACTCTGCCATATTATGATATACAGCCTGAACGTCGTCGTCTTCTTCCAGCTTGTCTATCAGTTTTAAAACGTCAGCCGCTTGTTCTTCGCTTACTTCGTGGAATGATTGCGGTATCCGCTCCAACTTGGCCGATTTTGGCTCTATACCCAAAGCTTCTAATCCTTTCTGCATTTTACCAAAGTCTTCAAATGCGGTGTGTATAACAGCTACATCATTGCCTTCTTCATCTGCCTCCACAAATAAGTCTTCTAAACCGGCGTCTATCAATTCCAACTCCAATTCTTCCAGATCACGGTCGCCGGGCTCAAAATTAAATACCGCTTTACGTGTAAAGATAAAATCTAACGAACCGGTTTTACCCAGCGCGCCACCTGTTTTAGTAAAGTAGCTGCGTACATTAGCAACGGTACGGTTAGTATTATCGGTAGCGGTTTCAACTAAAACAGCAACACCGTGGGGCGCGTAGCCTTCGTATACCAGTTCTTC encodes the following:
- a CDS encoding YebC/PmpR family DNA-binding transcriptional regulator, with product MGRAFEFRKERKFKRWAKMAVQFTRLGKEIVMAVKAGGGDVNTNSRLRTAVQNAKAVNMPKDRVEAAIKRASSRDEKDYEELVYEGYAPHGVAVLVETATDNTNRTVANVRSYFTKTGGALGKTGSLDFIFTRKAVFNFEPGDRDLEELELELIDAGLEDLFVEADEEGNDVAVIHTAFEDFGKMQKGLEALGIEPKSAKLERIPQSFHEVSEEQAADVLKLIDKLEEDDDVQAVYHNMAE
- a CDS encoding tetratricopeptide repeat protein — encoded protein: MIRLIIISLFLLPISAIAQSADDYVQNGNARGNAKDYAGAIADFTKAIQKDSTKAKVYFYRANAYSNMKNDSAAIKDFTRSIQLDPSNANVDAYFYRANAYNNTRQYAAAIEGFNKAISINPRNADMYHYRANAKANSGDYKGAVADFTKAIEITPKDPSLYEYRGVAKANLGDDKGAIADYNLAAALDPDNADLIFYRANSKGNIGDYSGAIADYTRSLALNPKNAQAVFYRANAMSNMANYTGAVEGFKQTIALDADMPHVYEYLANALSNLKNDSAAISYFDNLIKQHPDKAELYLYNGIIKNNLNEKNGAIADFDKAIELKPKFSEALQKRAEAKYSIKVYDGALDDVNAAIDADAKNGDAFVTRARVLLIKRDTASAVRDLDEAIKLNPKNDFAYSVLGDLKAGQKNYTAALVNYDKAVELNKAVTENYLKRAKAHLALNNKAAVLADLKQIVELNTNDANLYVRVGEAMMDGGFYKDALTLADAQLKKHPENPMFYVRRGAAKEKLNDIAGAMADYDKALAMDSTLNDAYHNRGSAKFALKRYEEALADLNKAVKLQDKDYEAFFIRAQVKQALKDYQGAVDDFNTSLFINLDNTKVYAYRGVARSLLGDAVRAEIDLAVALSIEPRNDSFYRMRGDVRKNLKNYTGAMSDYDKAIAIDGQNMQAYLNRGLLKVQMNNVPAACADFNVAAKAGLKDAIDAVAKYCK
- a CDS encoding DUF2442 domain-containing protein, whose protein sequence is MPLLNTRRQEKKVKVTFANGLLLVEKEGGKQQVFPLEWLPALANASEEEREDWTQTDSGIRFNKLGIDVAL
- a CDS encoding acetylxylan esterase produces the protein MRILKFIAIIWVLVFINMGAAFAQDEEGEVVPSLTTSSKDAVFSNKATYKFTVKNTYNIAQEGSVSYLATTERGDSVKSQVIKVNIPPKSTKSFDFNIDGLKSGFYKVNFMVNVSYYDDTIRKAFGIRPEEIRSRYPKPADFDSFWAKNKAELEAIPPDFKMIPLPDSTKEGREVFRFEMRSVDSVIVRGYLTMPANRKKKKLAVLLGLPGYQVAVHPMMGTDDDLAIITLDVRGQGMSRETIHTRRDDYIFYQIEDKEKYVMKGAILDCVRAVDFIFTRPELDHDRIIVSGGSMGGFLAIATAALDSRVKLCSAQNPIMSDVHDLVGKVDWPLDDIRQYIRTQPGLTLEKVLNNLDYYDTKNFASNLKVATLLGMGLLDHLVPPDNIYAVYNNMSNKKHMIIFKDLGHEVGQPYKDFEGRWMRDTFGLF